The nucleotide window TTTCATATCGTCAATAAATCAGACAGTTCTTATGATAATATTTTTTATGCACAGCTGCCTTACACCACAGACAAGGTAATTACCTCTTTCGGAGATGTGTACAGTGAAAACGGGTTGGTAAAGCGGCATCATTTCAATACATCCTGCAGATATTTCCTTTTGTATGATAATCAGAAGAATATTATTATTCAGGATAATTTATCGCTTATCCGTTTTTTTAGCAATACCAACTATTCAAAAAAAGAAGTCCTGTACTTTGGGAATACAGCGTCTTATGTATGGAATATTAATGGTAATTATGTGATCGCATTTCATGGCACATCATTAAAGACCCGGCTTGTTTTTTATAAAGATTCCGGTTTTAAAACTCCTTTTTTACAATTTTCAATCCCCAATATTGTAACCTCTGTACAGGAATTTGACAGAAACAAATGGCTTGTAGGAACCAGAGATGCCTTATATTGCATAGAAGCACCCTCTTTTACACCTGAAAAAATATCTTCAAAACCTTTAAACGTAAGGGAAATTGTAAAAACCAGGGATGGTAATCTCTGGATTATGACTCAGGGAAACGGCTTTTTTCTTTACAAAAATAAAGAATTAACAAAAATGCCTGAAGATAAGGACGGTTACCTTTTATTTTCACATACTATTCTTGAAGATAAAAACGGTTTTTTCTGGATCAGCACCAATAATGGACTGTTTCAGGTACTGAAAAGTTCTCTCCTCCACTATTCTAAAGATAATAAAACTCCGGTATATTATTACAGATACAGCAAAGAAGATGGATTCAATACAAACGAGTTCAATGGAGGCTGCTCTCCCAGCGCTTCGGTTCTGCAGAATGGAAGTTTTGTTTTCCCTTCTATAAAAGGGCTGGTGTTTTTTGATCCCACAACGATCAGAAGCTACTATCCTCAGAATTTCTTTATGGAGCGTGTTGTTTTCTATGATTCCGAAAGCAGTATAAAAGATAACACCATCACTCTTGAGAATAACTTTTACAAAGCCCTGATTCTTGTTGATGTACCTTATTATGCCAACAGAGTAAACCTTGTTATTGAGGCAAAATTAAAAGGTTCTAAAAATGAAAAATGGGAAAAGGTAAACAGTGACGGGAAATATTATATTACCAATCTGAATCCCGGAAAATATCAACTTATCGTGAGGGTTTTAGCTTCCCCAACAGGAAAATATATTTACAGAACTCTTGATATTGACGTAAAATATCTGTTTTACCAAACCTTGTTTTTTAAATTTTTTATTATTTTACTCTTTTCAATTATTCTATTTACATTGATCAAACTGAGGATAAGAAGACAGGAACTGAAGAAAAAGGAACTGGAAGACATCATTGAAATAAGAACGCAGAAACTACTGAAAGCGGTAGCAAAACTTGAATATACCAAAGAACAATTACGTAAAGAAAGTGTTCAGCAAAAGAAATTACTGGAGACCATAAGCCACGATATTATCACTCCGGTAAAATACCTTTCCATTACCGCGAAAAAACTCTACGAAACAGATGAACATGATCATTATATACAGAAAAAACACTTTGAAAGCTTTTATAAATCTTCTATAGAGTTTTATAATTTCGTTAAAACCTTAAAAGAGTATGCAGAAATTTATAATATTTCTGAAAAGAAAGAAATGTATAACATTTACGAAGTAATTGAAACCAAAAAAACTCTTTTTGAAGCAGCTGCAAGGGAGCAAAACACACTCATTATTAACAATGTAAAAAATCCCACGTACACAAAAATCAATCAGAATGTATTGGCAGTTATTATTCATAATTTAATAGACAATGCCATAAAAAATACAACAAACGGAGTGATAGAGCTTTCTACGATTGAGGACGACAGCATCTTTTTTCTCGAAGTACGGGATACAGGAAAAGGCATGAGCCCGGAACAAATGAAGTATTATGAAAAGCTTCAGAATAACATTGAAAATGAAAAACTTGTATTGCAAAAATACAGTTTGGGATTACACCTTATTCTTCAGTTACTCATGATGATTAATGGTAAAATAGACTTTAAAAACAATACCCCTCATGGAACAATAGTATCGATTAAAATAAAAAAACAAAAATATGGATAGAAAAATTATTATTGCGGATGATCACTTTGTGGTCAGATTGGGAACCACACTGATTCTGGAGTCTCATTATAAAAATATACAGATTTCTTACGCAGAATCTTATACAAATCTTACAGATCAATTACATGCTGAGCAATTCGACTTAGTAATCCTGGATATCAACATGCCGGAAAGTAAATACCTGAGCATGATCAGTGAATTAAAAAAGATCCAGCCTGATCTTAAAATTTTAGTATTTTCAGTATATGACAATGATATTGCAATACAATACATCATTGAAGGTGCTGATGGGTACATAAATAAATTGTGTGATGAAAATAACATTCTGGAAGCCGTGGGAAGCATCTTTGAAACCGGCACTTATTATTCTCCGGATATTGTAAAAAAACTGGTTTCTTCAGCAAAGAAAGAAGCTCCTGCCAATCCTCTGGAATCTTTATCAGAAAGAGAAAAGGAAATATTTGATCTGCTGATACAAGGGTATGGTAATATTGAGATTTCTAATGAGCTCAATCTTCACCTGTCTACAGTAAGCACCTATAAAACCAGAATCTACAAAAAGCTGAACATCAAAAACACAGTAGATCTTGTACGGTTAGGAGACAGAAACCAGGCTCATAAATATAAGTAATCACCATCTTACCCAAGAGATTATAAGTATAAAGGTCGTAACAAAAATCCCCTTTATCAGATGGATAAAGGGGATTACTATTTTAAACAGCAGATACTGTTGAATCATTTTTTACGAATGGTTACTGAAGTAACTTTACCGCTTCTTCATTATTCTGCATCACAGCATGCTGAAGAGCAGTATTTCCGCGGTTGTCTTTTGCAGTCTTATCCGCTCCGTTCTCCAACAGTAATTGTATAACTTCCGTCTTTCCAAAAACGGCGGCATAAATAAGTGCCGTAGCGTCATTATAATTCTTTAAATTCACATCCGCCTTATGGGAAATAAGCAGCAATATCATTTCTTTATATCCTTTAAATGTAGCTCCCATAAGTGCCGTATTTCCACTTTGATCCTGCAGGTCAGGCTGTGCTCCGTTTTCCAGCAGCCACTTGGCAGCATTATACTGATTATGATACACTGCCAGAATTAAAGGAGTATAACCTTCCGGATTTCTGGAGTTAACATCCTTTTTAAATTTTGAAATGGCTTCCGTATCACCAGTTTTTGCATAAGCAAAAATGTCCTGTGCTTTGGCATTATTGACGGCAAAAAGCATAATAATAACGGTAATAAGGCTCTTCATTGCTGTTATTTTGAAGATAATAAAGATTCCAACTGCTGACGGTCCATCTTAACATGTTGAGCCAAACGTTTTCCGTATTCTGAGTCAGCCTGATAAAAGTAGGAAATCATTTTTGCCACCACTTTCTTATTGGTTACACTGTTCAGAGCATCCCCTAAATTTTTAATCAGCTGGTCCTGATCCTTTTTAGAAAAAGATCTGTACAGCTCTCCTGCCTGCTTAAAATTGTTTTCCTTATCAATTTTGCCCTGTACAGAAGTTGTGCCTGCAGGAAATACCGTCTGAGAATATTTGAATTTCTTATTATCAGTTACTTCCGGTTTTGCTGCTGAAGGCTGGTAGTTTACCTCACCGTTCTGAGTTCTCACAGACATATAACCGTTTTGATTGTAAGTCACAACATCATTTTTTGCAGCGTTAACAGGCAGTTGCTGAAAGTTTCCACCAATTCTGTGTCTTTGGGTATCGAAATAGGAGAACAGTCTTCCCTGCAGCAGTTTATCCTCAGAAGGTTCAATCCCCGGAACAAGGGTTCCCGGAGAAAAAGCAGCCTGTTCTACCTGCTGGAAATAATTGGTTGGATTCTGATTAAGAGTCATTGTTCCTGCTTTAACAGATTTTGCAATAGATTCAGGCCAGATTTTGGTCACATCAAGAGGGTTAAAATCAAGCTTCTCAAAGTCATCTTTTTTTAGCATCTGCACATACAGATCCCATTTTGGAAAGTTTTTATTCTGAATAGAATTATACAGATCCCTTGTAGCATGTTCTATTTGTGTAGACTGAATTTTATCGGCTTCTTCCTGAGTAAGATTTCTTTCTCCCTGTTTCGGAACCCATTTGTACTTTACGTAAGTTACTTCACCTTTTGCATTAACCCATTTAAAGGCATGCACTCCGTTTCCCTGCATTTCTCTGTAATTCGCAGGAATCCCATAATCAGAGAACAGCCATGTAAGCATATGCGTCGCTTCCGGAATATTGGCCATAAAATCAAATACCCTGTTATTATCCGAAGCATTATTGGTAACCGGAGAAGGTTTGAAAGCGTGTACCATATCAGGAAATTTGATTGCATCCCTGATGAAGAATACCGGTAAATTATTACCTACCAGATCATAATTTCCCTGATCTGTATAAAATTTAACGGCAAATCCTCTCGGATCCCTGAATGTCTCCGGAGATCCCTGCTGGTGCACTACTGTTGAAAATCTTACCAGCACAGGAGTTTTTTTACCTGCTTTGGATAAAAAGTCTGCCATGGTTACATCAGAAAAATCAGCATCAGCAACAAATTCACCAATAGCTCCGGCTCCTCTGGCATGCACTACCCTTTCAGGAATTCTTTCCCTGTCAAAAGCAGCTAACTTTTCAATTAGATGAATATCTTCCAATAAAACCGGTCCGTTATTTCCTGCTGTTTTAGAATTCTGGTTATCTCCTACAGGACTTCCCGTATTGGTTGTGAGCTGTTGAGAATAGAGTACGGAGGTAATAAGAATCCCCGCTAGAAAAACACTTTTTTTCATAATTTATTATTTATTGTGGGGCAAATATAGAAAGTTGGTACAGGAAGTTCGTCTTAATAAATTCGATTCAATTAATTCACACAATCTATCACAATTAACAAAACCAATAGACAAAGACTACTATTTTATTAAAAAATATACCTTCTCTAATAAATAAGACTAACTCATCCATGTCAATTAAAACCGCCTTTCTTGTAGTTTAATTTCTACAAGCAGAATAATTTGTTATATCGAAGATTTATTTAGTTTTACAAAAAAAAACAGATGATAAAAAGAATAATATTAATGATAATTATTCCTGCAGCATTTATTTTTCTTGGACTAAAGTTCGTCACAATAAGTAATGAGAATTACATCGCTCCTCATCCATCAAAATCTTCCGGAAAAATTGAAGACAGCCCTTTCCAAAAAGAATACCTGAATAAAGGCGGAATAATAATCGTAAATGTTTGGGCTACCTGGTGCGAACCTTGTGTTCAGGAAATGCCTGTATTCAAAAAACTGATAAAAGAGAACCCTGACAAAAAGTTTGTTTTTTTATCCATTGATGAAAATACCGAAAATTTAAAATCCTTTGTTGCTGAAAATAAAATAAACGATATTACCCTTCAGAATATAAAGTATATTGAAGCCATTAAAAACTTTCTGGGAGGAAATGGGGTATTGGGTTACAGCGCCATTCCGTTAACCTTTATTATAAAAGATGGAAAAGTTATTGATAAAAGTGTAGGCAGTATAGATTATACTGAACTTTCCAATAAATTAAAAGCACTCCAATAGCATAAAGCATTTTAATTTTAGCACGGATGAAAATGTAAATCATCCTCGTTATCAATTTCCAAAATTCACAAAATGCGGAATCTCCGTTGCAAAGCTGTTCAATGGTAACAGGTTATTACGGTTACTGTTAAAATCAAAAACAGAGTTATTATCAAATGGAACCCGTGGATAGTACATGAAAGAAATCTGAATCCTGTTGAACACCAGATACGGATTATTAATTAAAACACCGATTCCGATTTTTGCATTGGCTTTTGTTTTAAACAGCTTATCATCAGGCATTCCCAGCCAGCCCACCGCTGTTGTTAAATAAGGACTGAAATGAAAATTTTTCCAGGTTTTATTTATAAACAATTGGAGCTGATATCTTAAAACCAGTTTTTTAGTGCCAATGTAATCTGAATTGTAAACCGGAAATTCGTCCGGGGATGAAAGGTTTATTCTATCCTTATAAGAGTAATTATGCTGCGGATTTCCCAGTGCTAAAGTCGGAGAAAAAAAATGTCTTGCTTTGGCAAATTTCCAGTCCATAAGATTAGTAAAATACGTTCCGTCAAAGCGGAAAGACTCCCTGTTCTGGCTGTCTTCATTAAAGAATCTTCCAAACTGTGCTTTCACTGTGAAATATCCCAGATTCGTAAAACGGCCGTAAGATGCTGAAATTCCCACATATGGATTCACTTCTTTATTTCTTGATAAACCTCCTCCAATAATATTCACAGAGTTACCATAAGCAATATCCTCCGGCAAATCATACTGGAAAATATTCTTCTGAACAGAGAAGTTTCTCTGAATAAACCCGACAGACATCAGAAAACTGTTGTAGGAGCTGAAATATTTATACTGGTCTATTCCCGGGCTGTCTTTGTACTGATAATTCTGAAACCTTCCTATAATAGCAATATTACTGGATACTTTTTCACGCGGATCAGCCGAAACCGGAATCTGGTAACCTCCCCATAAATCCTGGCTGTATACTTTAATTTGAACCTCGGGAAATGTGTTAGCTGTATCTGTTGGAAGTAGAACTTTTCGCATAAAATATTCAAATGTAAAACCTCCCGCCCACTTCGTCAGAGGAGAGAAAAAGTCTCTTGTGAGGCTGAAATTAATTCTTTCATTTTTCGAAAAGTCCCGCTCTCCAAGAATCTGGGCATTGATATAGGTACCAAAAAGATTATGGGTAGTATAGCTTCCTAAGAGGTAGTTCTGCTTTTCTTTGGAATCGTTTCTGTAAAGGAAGTCAAGCGTATGTCCCAGTCCCAGCACATTCTCTTCCGTAACACCGAGGCCAATTTTACTTCCGGAATAACTGATTCTCGGCTTCAGGCTCCAGGAATCAAGTACCCTTACCACAACATCAATAGAATCTTTACTCGAAGTACTGTCAGAAACACTGATATTAACCCTGTTTATAAAAGGCATTGCTCTCAGCAAACGTTCAGATTCGTAGAGCTTTTGGGCATTGTACTCTTCTCCCTCTTCAAAAAGTAGAAAATTATTGACCGTTGATCTCCTTGTACTGGAATGAAGATGATCCTTTATCCAATCATACCATCTGCCCATTTCTTTACTGTCTTTGGAATTATATCCGAAAGGGTCGATGGTTTCTATCCTGATATTTCTGATGATTTTTTTGTCATAAGTCTTCTGCGAAAGCTTTTCAGTGTTGGATTTTACAGAAGTAGAATCCGGTTCTCTACGAAATATAAACCGGTGGATGAATTTGGTAACCTTTCTTTTGTCTGAAAATTTTTCTATTTTATAATAAAGTGAGTCTTTCTTCTCCTGTGCTTGTAAAAAGAAAAAACCACTTAAAAGGAAAATCAGAGTTACAGTCGTTCTAGCCATTAGTCATCAAAAATTCAATTCAGTTTGTAGTATCAATTTGCAAGCCAACAAAAGGCTTTAAGCGTAGAAAAAGCAAAAAAATTATCAGAAACAATAAAGCTGTCCGGCAATAAAATTTTCTTCTAGAGCTTAAAAAAGAAATAGACTACAGCCACCCATTCTTTTTTTATCCCACGGGCATACCCTATCGTACTTCGGCTTGCATTTTCAACTGTTCCATCATCTTTAATATATCCCAAAGTAGCACGGCTGCTGTTTTCTACGGTTCCATCTTCCCTCACATAACCAACTGTAGAACGGTTGCCGTTTTCAATAGTTCCATCATTTCTGATATATCCAATCGTTGAATGGCTGCTGTTTTCAATCGTTCCGTCATTTCTGATATAACCTGTGGTCGCATGACTGCTGTTTTCAATTGTCCCGTCACTTTTAATGTATCCGATGGTACTTCGGCTGGCAGATTCAATAGTCTGCCCTTTCGTAAAGACTATACTTGTTATAGTGATGATAAAAAATAGTATTTTTTTCATTTCTTTCATGTTTTATTTAAGATTTAAATCTAAGTTAAGATTCTTATTCTGAATTTTCTCTATAACATTAATAAATCAATAAGGATACTGAATATAATACTATACAATTTCAACAATCATTACCGAATATGATCACACTCATAATTATCTGGTCCTATTTATCTTATTTTTGAGTCTTGTTTATAATTACATCTTACTTGAAATCAGATAAGCTTCCTTTAGCAGGAAGCTTATTTTATTTTTTCTTTTGTTTCTGCATTTTCAATTTCAGAAGACAGACTCAGAAATATATTTACAGCTATAATCAAAAAACAGTGGTGAATCCGCTGAAAAATTTTACACGCATTATCAATTTAAAACTTAATTAAAAAAATTTAAGGATAAACGTTTAACCAAATTTAATCAATCTGACTGAATCAGTTAACAATTAGTTCATATTAAAAACAGTTGTAAATATATAACTAATTGATATACAAATAATTAAATCTATTTTAAAAAATTGCGCTAAATTACACTTTTTTCTGAAACCACCAAAAAAACCTAGCTATTGTTTTTTTACTATTTTCTGAAATATTTTTGTGCATTAAAAATTAAAATGAAAAGGTCTTCCATAAAAGATATAGCTAAGCTGGCAGGAGTTTCCGTAGCCACTGTATCGTATGTGCTCAACCGAAAGGAAGGACAGCGCATCAGCGAAGAGACCCGGAAAAAAATTTTTGAAATTGCTGAAACGATTAACTACACCCCGAATAAGATCGCAAAAAGCCTTAAAACCAACAAGACCAAGCTACTGGGGCTCATCGTTGCAGATATCTCCAACGATTTCTATTCCCACATGGCAAGGAATCTGGAAGATAAAGCTTTAAAGCTGGGATATACCCTGATCATCGGCAGTTCTGATGAAAATGCAGAAAAATTTGAAAAACTTACCCAACTATTTTCACAGCAGCAGGTAGACGGAATGATCGTTGCTCCTGTAGCAGGATCAGAAAAGACACTTGAAAACCTTATTCAGCTTAAATACCCTGTTGTAACGATTGACAGGTACCTTAAAGGTGTTTCTGTTCCGGGAATTACCATTGATAATCAGGAGATCGCAGAGCGCACAGCCAGCCTGCTTCTTAATAAGGATTTTGACAAAATGATCTATGTGGGCTATGACACTAAGCTCCCGCATCTGCTGGACCGACAGCAAGGTTTTGAAAAAGCGGTAAGTTCTTCCAGAAAAACAGCTGAAATACAATATCTCCTGGTAGGACTGGAAAATATTGCACAGGAAGTACATGTGAAGATTGAAAAAAGCCTGGGAAAAAAACCTGAAAATACAGCATTATATTTTTCCAGTAATAAACTTGCGGTAGCGGGGCTTTCCTACCTCGTTAAAAACAATATAAAAGTTCCGGAACAGGTCTCTGTAATCGCATTTGATGAAACCGATGCTTATGACCTCTTCCCTACAGAAATCACCTACATCCAGCAGCCGATTGAAGAAATGGCAGAAGAAGCAATTAAGCTTCTCGACGGGCAAATCAATGATTATACGGCAACCGGGAAAAGAATAACATTATCCGCAAGACTGGTTGCTAAAGCGTCTTTAAAATAAGCAATTTGACATAAAAACATTTTTTTTAAACAATAACTTAAACGTTTAACCTAATATGATAACAAATAAATTCAACGATGTCGTTTGCTTTGGAGAAGTTCTGTGGGACATCTTTCCTACAGTATCCAGAGCCGGCGGAGCACCATTCAACGTTGCCTACAATCTTTTCAAAATGGGAATCGATACCAAAATGCTTAGCCGTATAGGAAATGATGAATTGGGAGACCGTCTTCTTAATCAGATCCAGGATTGGGGAATAACAACAGACTTCATACAGGTAGATCAGGAAAAGGCCACAGGAACTGTCATTGCCGATTTTGATGAGCATGGAGAGGCTGCATATGACATTGTACAGGATGTTGCCTGGGATTATATTCAGCCACTGCCGGAGCATAAGGAACTGATACAAAATTCAGAAGCATTTGTTTTTGGAAGTCTGATCACAAGAAATGAAGCATCCCGGAATGCTCTGCTGGAACTTTTGGAATATTCAAATTTCAAAGTTTTTGATGTTAACTTCCGTCCTCCTTTTATTGATTTTGAATTCATCAAAAAGTTATTGCACAAGGCTGATCTTGTTAAAATGAATAAGGCAGAACTCAGAACCATTCTTGAATATCTCGGTGAAGAGTATATTGATGAAGATACAAGCATCAGACATCTCCAGACTTATTTTAATTTAAATGAAATTGTCCTTACCAAAGGAAGTAAAGGCGCCAGATACTTTGTGGGGAATATTGCGTATGATTTCCCGGCAGTTCATATTGAAATTGCAGACACAGTGGGTAGCGGAGACTCTTTTCTCGCTGGCTTCCTGTCTAAAAGAATTCAGGGAAGATCTCCGGAAGAGATCATGAAACAGGCCACATCACTGGGTGCTTTTATCACTTCGAAATCGGGGGCATGCCCTGATTATACTTATGAAGAATTCAAGGCATTCAGAGAAAAAAACAGCTGTAAAACCTCTTAAAACTTACGATATGAATACTCCAAAATTTACAGATAAGAAATACTATATCATCCTTTCTTTTGTTACCTCTCTCTTCTTTTTCTGGGCCATTGCGCTTACCATGGGGGATGTATTGAATAAACATTTTCAGAATGTTCTTCATATTTCGAAGTCCAAATCAGGGCTGGTGCAGCTTTCCATTTTTGGAGCTTATGCGCTTATGGGTATTCCGGCAGGATTATTTATGAAAAAGTTCGGGTATAAGTTGGGTGTTATTTTAGGGTTGTCACTTTTCGCATTGGGATCTTTTTTGTTTATCCCTGCAGCAGACACCTCATCATTTAATTTTTTCAGACTGGCTCTTTTTGTTCTGGCAATGGGAATGGCAACCCTTGAAACGGTAGCCCATCCTTTTGTAGCAGCTCTTGGTGATGAAAGAACAAGTGATCAGAGAGTTAATTTTGCACAGTCTTTTAATGGTCTGGGAGCCATTATCGGCCCTTTGCTGGGAGGATATTTCATTTTCGGAACGCCTGATTCCGGATCTGGATCACTGGATTCCGTAAAAAATCTTTATACCTGGATTGGGATTGTCATTCTCGTGATTACCATAATTTTCAGCTTTATCAGAGTGCCGGACCTTAAAGATCCTCATGCGGAAGATATCATCATTTCAGAAAATGAAAAAGGAGAAGACGTTTCTGTATCAGACCCACACGCACCGCTCTATAAGCAGAGACATTTTATATTTGCCGTCATTGCCCAGTTTTTTAATATTGCCGCACAGGGTGGAACATGGGCTTATTTTATCAATTACGGTGTAGAGAAAATGCACCTTCCGGAGATACAGACTTCTTATTATTTTTCTTTAAGTATGGCGATGATGATGATCGGAAGATTTATCGGAACCTTCCTGATGAGATTTATTGCTCCCAACAAACTGCTGGCTATCTTTACAGCCTGTAATATCGTTCTGTGCCTGATTATTTCCCAAAGTTTCGGATGGGTATCATTTATAAGCCTTATTTTGCTCAACCTGTTTCTTAGTGTAATGTATCCTACTATTTTCAGTCTTGGACTTAAAAGATTAGGGTCAAAAGTTCAGCAGGCTTCTTCATTCCTGGTTATGGCCATGTTTGGAGGTGCTGTTTTCCCTCCGATCATGGGTAGAATTGCAGAAAAAGATATTGCCCATGCTTATCTCCTTCCTATTCTCTGCTATGTCGTCATTTTATTATTTGCATTAAAGTTCTACAAGCCCAAAACACTTAAATAATCCCTATGAAAACAAAGCTTTTATTAGCCTGGTGTATTTTACTTATATGCGCCGGAAGGGGAATTAATGCCCAGATCACAATAACCAACAAAAAATTTTCCTTTGGGACAACAGGAAGAATCGGAGCTGGTTATTCTCCGAATGCCGATGGAAAAACAGGAAGACAGCTGAATCTGAACAACCAGGGATCTTTAGGAGGCAGAATGGATCAGGGAGATTATGTTGATTTCCTGCCGGCCTTTCATTTTACCCCTGTGGTAAACGGTGACAGTGCAAAAAGTACAAAGATCGATATGCAGGCAAGACTGAGCTTTTATTCAGGAGGAACTTTTCTGGGAAATGTGGATTCAAAATCCAATCAGGGGATGATTATTGCCTTGCCGGAAGCCTTTGTGGAAGCAAGGAATATTATGGGAAGTGACTGGGATGTCTGGGCAGGATCAAGATGGCTGAGATATGATGACATTCACATTGCCGATTATTTTTATTTTGATGACCATTCGGCAACCGGTTGGGGTGTAAGGCATAAAAACACCAGGTTTTCAATGTTCTTTCCGGCAGCTATTGATACTGCGGCCAGCAACTCCACTCCCTACTCTTACACCAATGTGATCAGCGGTTCAAAAAACCTCATCTACAGGCAAAGGGAAGTTTTTGTCCTGGAGCAGACGCTGCCATTTAAAAATACAAAACACAAGCTGAAACTGATGGCGGAATTTCATCATGTAGAAAAATCAGGGGAAAATTCTGTAGAGCAATATCCATCGGATAAGGGCTGGGTTTTTGGAGCTAAATTAAATACAGATATTGCAACGACAATTCCGGGTTCATTCAATCAGCTTTCTGTACGATACGGGACCGGAATCGCCAATGGAGGTGATAATGGAAATACCCAGACCTGGCGCACCTACGGAGCTCCTGATGAAATCACAAAAACATACAAAGGAGCTTACTCTCTTACGGTTGTTGAACATTTCCTCTGGAATATCTCAAACCGGTGGTCACTTAATCCCTATGCGGTTTTCACCAAAAGCAAAGGAGGATCAGCCAATACTGATAAAGCGCTGGATTATTATAACCGAGAGATTTTCAACAGGAAAACAGAATTTAATACGGGGATCAGAGCCACTTGCTATTTTAACAACTGGTTCCATATTCTCTCCGAGTTTCACTATGCAACCCGTAAAAACGGAACGCAGGATGCAGCATCGATGATGAAACTTGTTCT belongs to Chryseobacterium gleum and includes:
- a CDS encoding 5-fold beta-flower protein, which produces MKKILFFIITITSIVFTKGQTIESASRSTIGYIKSDGTIENSSHATTGYIRNDGTIENSSHSTIGYIRNDGTIENGNRSTVGYVREDGTVENSSRATLGYIKDDGTVENASRSTIGYARGIKKEWVAVVYFFFKL
- a CDS encoding ankyrin repeat domain-containing protein; its protein translation is MKSLITVIIMLFAVNNAKAQDIFAYAKTGDTEAISKFKKDVNSRNPEGYTPLILAVYHNQYNAAKWLLENGAQPDLQDQSGNTALMGATFKGYKEMILLLISHKADVNLKNYNDATALIYAAVFGKTEVIQLLLENGADKTAKDNRGNTALQHAVMQNNEEAVKLLQ
- a CDS encoding ligand-binding sensor domain-containing protein, whose amino-acid sequence is MTLFKIHIFFLLFCIQICYSQQIASVWYDTDNGLPQNSVKDIIKDKYGFIWLSTENGLVRYDGYNFVTYSHLHLKNNRFTFFFGNTKKDSIYNFTAYSENTTLISKRNVSVLQKQTHCIRKILHDNRSYSPFIKNGVLEEADHEKFFIYFDKNDYYRLSGNNVQYKNTKLAPIKGLHKKYIPDTFCFDHNIFIISRTLRKIIKISQGEVSYLDAPAIFFQDNVKVYWSQINNQSFIIQDHILYKVLYDHNHLSIKKIAVYDLNKNSLSSIYHDEINNKLYLGTLSDGLNVIKFNNFHIVNKSDSSYDNIFYAQLPYTTDKVITSFGDVYSENGLVKRHHFNTSCRYFLLYDNQKNIIIQDNLSLIRFFSNTNYSKKEVLYFGNTASYVWNINGNYVIAFHGTSLKTRLVFYKDSGFKTPFLQFSIPNIVTSVQEFDRNKWLVGTRDALYCIEAPSFTPEKISSKPLNVREIVKTRDGNLWIMTQGNGFFLYKNKELTKMPEDKDGYLLFSHTILEDKNGFFWISTNNGLFQVLKSSLLHYSKDNKTPVYYYRYSKEDGFNTNEFNGGCSPSASVLQNGSFVFPSIKGLVFFDPTTIRSYYPQNFFMERVVFYDSESSIKDNTITLENNFYKALILVDVPYYANRVNLVIEAKLKGSKNEKWEKVNSDGKYYITNLNPGKYQLIVRVLASPTGKYIYRTLDIDVKYLFYQTLFFKFFIILLFSIILFTLIKLRIRRQELKKKELEDIIEIRTQKLLKAVAKLEYTKEQLRKESVQQKKLLETISHDIITPVKYLSITAKKLYETDEHDHYIQKKHFESFYKSSIEFYNFVKTLKEYAEIYNISEKKEMYNIYEVIETKKTLFEAAAREQNTLIINNVKNPTYTKINQNVLAVIIHNLIDNAIKNTTNGVIELSTIEDDSIFFLEVRDTGKGMSPEQMKYYEKLQNNIENEKLVLQKYSLGLHLILQLLMMINGKIDFKNNTPHGTIVSIKIKKQKYG
- a CDS encoding catalase produces the protein MKKSVFLAGILITSVLYSQQLTTNTGSPVGDNQNSKTAGNNGPVLLEDIHLIEKLAAFDRERIPERVVHARGAGAIGEFVADADFSDVTMADFLSKAGKKTPVLVRFSTVVHQQGSPETFRDPRGFAVKFYTDQGNYDLVGNNLPVFFIRDAIKFPDMVHAFKPSPVTNNASDNNRVFDFMANIPEATHMLTWLFSDYGIPANYREMQGNGVHAFKWVNAKGEVTYVKYKWVPKQGERNLTQEEADKIQSTQIEHATRDLYNSIQNKNFPKWDLYVQMLKKDDFEKLDFNPLDVTKIWPESIAKSVKAGTMTLNQNPTNYFQQVEQAAFSPGTLVPGIEPSEDKLLQGRLFSYFDTQRHRIGGNFQQLPVNAAKNDVVTYNQNGYMSVRTQNGEVNYQPSAAKPEVTDNKKFKYSQTVFPAGTTSVQGKIDKENNFKQAGELYRSFSKKDQDQLIKNLGDALNSVTNKKVVAKMISYFYQADSEYGKRLAQHVKMDRQQLESLLSSK
- a CDS encoding TlpA family protein disulfide reductase, which produces MIIIPAAFIFLGLKFVTISNENYIAPHPSKSSGKIEDSPFQKEYLNKGGIIIVNVWATWCEPCVQEMPVFKKLIKENPDKKFVFLSIDENTENLKSFVAENKINDITLQNIKYIEAIKNFLGGNGVLGYSAIPLTFIIKDGKVIDKSVGSIDYTELSNKLKALQ
- a CDS encoding response regulator, with the protein product MDRKIIIADDHFVVRLGTTLILESHYKNIQISYAESYTNLTDQLHAEQFDLVILDINMPESKYLSMISELKKIQPDLKILVFSVYDNDIAIQYIIEGADGYINKLCDENNILEAVGSIFETGTYYSPDIVKKLVSSAKKEAPANPLESLSEREKEIFDLLIQGYGNIEISNELNLHLSTVSTYKTRIYKKLNIKNTVDLVRLGDRNQAHKYK
- a CDS encoding LacI family DNA-binding transcriptional regulator, translating into MKRSSIKDIAKLAGVSVATVSYVLNRKEGQRISEETRKKIFEIAETINYTPNKIAKSLKTNKTKLLGLIVADISNDFYSHMARNLEDKALKLGYTLIIGSSDENAEKFEKLTQLFSQQQVDGMIVAPVAGSEKTLENLIQLKYPVVTIDRYLKGVSVPGITIDNQEIAERTASLLLNKDFDKMIYVGYDTKLPHLLDRQQGFEKAVSSSRKTAEIQYLLVGLENIAQEVHVKIEKSLGKKPENTALYFSSNKLAVAGLSYLVKNNIKVPEQVSVIAFDETDAYDLFPTEITYIQQPIEEMAEEAIKLLDGQINDYTATGKRITLSARLVAKASLK